tttttttcataataatcataataaaatGGCAAAATAAATAAGGAACAAgttgttttccctttttttaagcATGGTCtacaataaatttaaattatggacTATGTCCATTTAAAATTGGTGAAAATTGAAAAATCATTATCCTATTGAAATCGCTCCATATGTATTGATAGACACTTTATCCTTATATTAACATTTTAGCCTTactttttcccaaaaaaaacaaCTAGACGCGGAAAATTGACAACAATGAAGTATGATGGATTAAATTAAAACCGCATAATACAATCTATATTATGATAAATAAAGCTTTAACAAACGATTTTTACGGAGTTAAATTCTCTGTTCCATTGTTTTTCTTTTAACATCCCTACTTAAAAATGGGGCCTCAATACAAAGTTGTTTTTAATATCACAAACCTATTACATTTCtcgatataaaaaaatatataaacagaAAAGATAAACAGAAATAAAAATGGCGTGCAAAAGAGCAACACCAGTGGTGTGGATGCTGGTGGCGGCGGCGGTGGCGATGGTGGTGGCGCAAAATGGGAGGATGTGCTCCGCATTCGACATGGATGAAGCAAAAGAGACCATGATGGCCAAGGCCGGAGAGGCCAAGGAGACCGCTAGTActtggacttcttgggcttacACCAAACTCTCCGGGAGCAAGTAactattttcattttttctGCAATTTATGTTTGTCAATGCGCATTTTATATCATTTTAtctcaaattaaacattagtaaaaaaaatattattgatgttactccgtattaaaaTATTCATTGAgatgaatcaaacaagacctCATTATATAACATCATTATATAAAAGAAAAACTTACAAAATTCTGTTCAATAGTggaaagtgtcaaaattctaaattggAACATCATTATATAACAGAGAATTCACATGGATATATTTTATCTAATATATTGGAAAGAATTTACAAGATTCTTTTCAATAGTAAAAAGTGTCAAAATTATGAATTGGAACATCATTATATAACGGAGGGTGTATATATTATCGGATCAAAAGCTCTTGCGTGCACTTGGTGTAAAATACATCTATTGTACGTGTAACTTTTGTCCAATTTTAATAACCtttttaacatgttttgattATCTTTTAATActatgaaatgaatttaatgaataatttttttaaaaggttacATAATTACCTTTATACATTACGATTGATTTTAAAGGGATAATTTTTAAAGGGGAAAATTTGTGTatcaatgaaaaaaaaaaaaaaatcgatgtAACTTATAAGTTTTTGAGGTAATTTTAGATTTGTCTTAATATATTTGTTGTACATTGGCTTTTAATTAAAAGTTTGTATTATTGGACTACTTAACTAATACTGAAGTTGAGTATTATACTaattcatcaaaaaaaaaaagttgattatTATACTATATCTGTTTCATGAAGATCTTTACAGATAATATTtatacaaatattaagacaaatatGATTAGGTGTGTAAAAAGAGTgagtataataaaatatggataaattaAGAGATACCGTAGAATAAAAATGTGAATAActgtaagaaaaaaatgattAAAGTAAGAAAAAGTGAGCGAGAAATGTAAATTTACCGGATAAAAGTGGTAAAATAGTACATTTTTATGcctaaaaatattataaaagcAAAACGCAAAAAACATTATGAAACCGAAAACTATAAATGAGAGTGTAAAAAACTCTTTAATTTAAAACGAAAGTAGTAcgcaatatttaatatttactccgtataatatatatttttcatacGGCTCTAGTATTATCTGTCCGATCACTTGAAATAATGACATAAATTAATTACATTCATAAAATAGCCCAGAAATTCAATTGTTTGCCTTTTCAGATAATTTctaattttatgaattttgtgaCAGCAAAATAAGTGTTAACCCAGAAGACATGAGATTGAAACAGCCACCGAATGATGATGATGGTACGTAATTTCCTTTCTCCTTAATTAACCACCTAATACGGGAGACCTATACATATGTTGTTCAAAATATCTAGTACAATTGTTAGTTGAAT
This genomic stretch from Spinacia oleracea cultivar Varoflay chromosome 3, BTI_SOV_V1, whole genome shotgun sequence harbors:
- the LOC130470579 gene encoding uncharacterized protein — encoded protein: MACKRATPVVWMLVAAAVAMVVAQNGRMCSAFDMDEAKETMMAKAGEAKETASTWTSWAYTKLSGSNKISVNPEDMRLKQPPNDDDDATPFVSGKVHAVSHAVKDNTDEFYAAAKRDVGAAYDSMASKSVREG